Proteins from a genomic interval of Danio rerio strain Tuebingen ecotype United States chromosome 4, GRCz12tu, whole genome shotgun sequence:
- the LOC137491224 gene encoding uncharacterized protein → MAFIKEESEDVKIEETFTVKQEDLQEQTDLIEENERSKEEEHHVKIEEKTNLQTDGFLKRRDKNRFTCTQCGKSFASKSSLKIHIRIHTGEKPFTCLQCGKSFNQSSNINLHMRIHTGEKPFTCTQCRKSFSLLSSLNQHMRIHTGEKPFTCTQCGKSFSLSSSLNRHMRIHTGEKPFTCTQCGKSFSLSSSFNQHMRMHTGEKPFTCTQCGKSFSQSSHLYNHMRIHTGEKPFICTQCGKSFSYSSHLNHHMRIHTGEKPFTCTQCGKSFNCSSQLNQHMRIHTGEKSFTCTQCGKSFYCSSHLNQHMRIHTGEKPYTCTQCGKSFSQLSSRNLHLRIHTGEKRNHRISHAQTLV, encoded by the exons atggcgtttattaaagaggagagtgaagatgtgaagattgaagaaacattcacagtcaagcaggaagatctgcaggaacaaacag acctaattgaagagaatgagaggagtaaagaggaggaacatcatgttaaaattgaggaaaaaactaatttacagactgatggtttTTTGAAAAGaagagacaagaatcgtttcacctgcactcagtgtgggaagagttttgcaAGCAAAAGCAGTCTTAAGATTCACAtcaggatccacactggagagaaaccattcacatgccttcagtgtgggaagagtttcaaccaatcatcaaacattaatctacacatgaggatccacactggagagaaaccattcacatgcactcagtgtcgGAAGAGTTTTAGCCTattatcatcccttaatcaacacatgaggatccacactggagagaaaccattcacatgcactcagtgtgggaagagtttcagtctGTCATCTTCCCTTAATCgccacatgagaatccacactggagagaaaccattcacatgcactcagtgtgggaagagtttcagcctatcatcATCCTTTAATCAGCACATGAGGatgcacactggagagaaaccattcacatgcactcaatgtgggaagagtttcagccaatcatcacacctttataaccacatgaggatccacactggagagaaaccattcatatgcactcagtgtgggaagagtttcagctacTCCTcacaccttaatcaccacatgaggatccacacaggcgagaaaccattcacatgcactcagtgtgggaaaagttttaactgctcatcacagcttaatcaacacatgaggatccacactggagagaaatcatttacgtgcactcagtgtgggaagagtttttactgctcatcacaccttaatcaacacatgaggatccacactggagagaaaccatacacatgcactcagtgtgggaagagtttcagccaattatcATCCCGTAATCTACacttgaggatccacactggagagaaacggaaccacagaatttcacatgctcaaactctagtgtga